The following proteins come from a genomic window of Maribacter sp. HTCC2170:
- a CDS encoding lysylphosphatidylglycerol synthase transmembrane domain-containing protein, whose amino-acid sequence MGTASRKKLITVVKIAISAILIYFIFTKVDFEQVVGTLKKTNPLYLILAILLFIASKVLASIRLNLYFHELNVCLSQLSNLKLYLLGMFYNLFLPGGIGGDAYKGYLIKKNFEVDTKKVVSVLILDRLSGLLLLFIYACILAILLDNTLLAKYELVIWVLGILSVVVFWFLIKRFFNYVLPVFWRSFLLSALVQLAQLICVYFILQSLSIQLDTIAYLFIFLLSSIVSVLPLTIGGIGSREVTFFYGATLLALDENTSISISMVFFLITALVSFFGLIYHFKKVLLKTTD is encoded by the coding sequence TTGGGGACGGCGTCGCGTAAAAAACTGATTACAGTAGTCAAAATTGCCATTAGTGCAATTCTTATCTATTTTATATTTACCAAAGTTGATTTTGAACAAGTTGTCGGCACCTTAAAAAAGACTAACCCGCTATATTTAATACTAGCGATTTTGCTGTTCATTGCATCCAAAGTACTCGCATCAATTAGATTGAATCTCTATTTTCATGAACTCAATGTTTGCTTGTCACAACTGAGCAATTTAAAACTCTATTTACTCGGAATGTTCTATAACCTTTTTCTACCTGGAGGAATTGGAGGCGATGCTTACAAAGGCTATTTAATCAAGAAAAACTTTGAGGTTGACACCAAAAAAGTCGTTTCGGTTCTTATTTTAGACCGCTTAAGTGGATTGCTCCTGCTATTTATATATGCCTGTATTCTAGCAATTTTATTAGACAATACCCTGTTGGCTAAATATGAATTGGTCATTTGGGTTTTAGGCATATTGTCCGTAGTAGTTTTTTGGTTCTTGATCAAACGGTTTTTTAACTATGTCTTGCCAGTTTTTTGGAGGTCTTTTTTACTTTCAGCCTTGGTACAATTGGCGCAGTTGATTTGTGTTTATTTTATACTTCAATCCTTGTCAATTCAACTTGATACGATTGCATATCTCTTCATATTCCTATTGTCCTCAATTGTTTCTGTATTGCCGCTTACCATTGGTGGGATTGGAAGTAGAGAAGTAACTTTTTTCTATGGGGCAACACTATTGGCCCTAGATGAGAACACTTCAATCAGCATAAGTATGGTGTTCTTTTTGATAACGGCATTAGTATCATTCTTTGGTCTCATTTACCATTTTAAAAAGGTACTGCTAAAAACCACTGATTAA